The window GGTCACATCTGGGCCCCACCAAAAAGACTCAGCCCACTAGTCAAGCCTTTATTAACCTTATTTCTGGGACCCACCCCACAAAGACCTGTTTGTCAAAAAGGTAAATGCCCATCGTtccaaaatgaaaaaacaaagcaagaaaAAGACCTAAACTCCCAAATGTGAGTGTCTGATGTGCGGTCAAAGTCAACAAACATTTAAAACGCAAACAAACAGGTCCTAAGCCGCTCTCCGTCACCCGTCACCACTCACTAGGCTTGGGTCTTTGCAGTAACAGCAGTCCAGTCAACGCCACTCCGAACACGCACttcctcatttttctctctttttattctttgtttcccACCCTTTTCCTTCCCACCAAACAAGAACTTCCTAGCATccgtcttttcttttctttggccTCTGAACATTTGAACCCAAAATAGAGATATATATACTGAATGATATAGCATATTGAGTGCTTGTATATTAAATAAGGGGGTGAGGAGTCTTCTGAGTGCCAGAGAAAGATGAGGAGCCATGAGCAGAGGgtctatttcttcttcttcttcttgtcttCTGTTCCTTTTGTGCTGTCTCTGTCTTCGACTCAGAAAGAAATCATGGAGAAGCTATCTCGGAGCGTCTCAGTGTGGGGAAATGAAAAGGAGCCAAACCCATGTGCATGGAAGGGAGTTTCATGCAGCTCCGACAACTCCTCAATAGCCAATCTTTCCCTCTCGGGATTGTCTCTCTCTGACTCTAGTTTTCTGCCGCTTGTCTGTGAGATTGTGTCTTTGGAAGCTCTTGACCTCTCCGACAACTTTTTCAGCTCTGTTCCAGAAGGGTTCATCACTGCTTGTGGGAAGATTGATGGGTTGAAGCAGCTGAATTTCAGTAGGAACAGGTTGGTCGGTTCTTTGCCTGCTTTTGATGGCTTTGTTGGGTTAGAGTCGTTGGATTTTTCCAGTAACATGTTGAATGGAACAATTGTTTCACTGTTAGGGTCATTGAATGATCTAAAAAGATTGTACCTTACGTCCAATAATTTGAGTGGTAATGTTCCCATCAACCTTGGAAATTCCAAGGTGTTAGAGCATCTTATTCTTTCCAAGAATTCCTTCACTGGTAGTATTCCTGATGGGCTCCTAGAATATCGGAAGTTGGTTCGGATTGATTTGAGTGAAAATCAACTTTCTGGGCCTTTACCCGGGAAAATTGGAGACCTTTCCAAGCTGGAAGAGTTGATTCTGTCTTCCAATAATTTGAGTGGAGAAATCCCAATGAAcctttcaaatttccaaaatctTTTGAGATTCGCCGCGAATCAGAACAAGTTCACAGGCAATATTCCAGTTGGAATTTCAAGATCTCTCAAGAATTTGGATCTTAGTTATAATAAATTAGGTGGGCAAATTCCAACTGACCTTTTGATGCAGTCAAATTTGCAGACAGTGGATCTTTCTTACAATCTGCTAGAGGGATCAATACCTGCAAAAATATCTCCAAACATGGTTAGGTTGAGATTGGGAAGCAATTCACTTGATGGTACTATCCCATCTGAACTTGGAACGCTACCGAAATTGACTTACTTGGAGCTGGAAAACAATAGCTTGTCGGGATCCATCCCTTCCAAGTTGGGTTCTTGCCGGAGTTTGGCGCTGTTGAATCTGGGAATGAATAACTTGACTGGCAGTCTGCCTGTGGAGTTGGCTAGTCTTAGCAGTCTTCAAGTTCTTAAGCTTCAGTCCAACAAGCTGGTTGGTGAGATTCCATATCAGATTAGCCAAATGCAAAGTTTGTCCACTCTGAATATTAGTGGGAATTTGCTTAGTGGTTCAATCCcaatttcaatttcaagtttGCAGAATCTCACCAACTTGAACTTACAAGGCAACCGTCTCAGTGGTTCAATACCTGCAACAATTGACAGCTTGAAGAATCTGTTAGAACTTCAGCTTGGAAGCAATCAACTGAATGGCCATATTCCAGAAATGCCACTTAGCTTGCAGATTGCTTTAAATCTCAGCCACAACCTCTTCGAAGGAACTATCCCTGAGAGTCTCTCTCGTTTGCAGGGTTTAGAAGTATTGGATCTCTCAAACAACAAATTGTCAGGTGAGATTCCAACTTCTCTGACACGAATTGGATCACTGACACAACTGCTACTTGCAAATAATCAGCTGTCTGGAGTGATTCCgaagtttggaaaatatgttACCATCATTGATACAACGGGTAATCCAAGGCTAGTTAACATAACATTACAAAGTAACTCTCCCCAG is drawn from Vitis riparia cultivar Riparia Gloire de Montpellier isolate 1030 chromosome 18, EGFV_Vit.rip_1.0, whole genome shotgun sequence and contains these coding sequences:
- the LOC117907844 gene encoding leucine-rich repeat receptor-like tyrosine-protein kinase PXC3 — its product is MRSHEQRVYFFFFFLSSVPFVLSLSSTQKEIMEKLSRSVSVWGNEKEPNPCAWKGVSCSSDNSSIANLSLSGLSLSDSSFLPLVCEIVSLEALDLSDNFFSSVPEGFITACGKIDGLKQLNFSRNRLVGSLPAFDGFVGLESLDFSSNMLNGTIVSLLGSLNDLKRLYLTSNNLSGNVPINLGNSKVLEHLILSKNSFTGSIPDGLLEYRKLVRIDLSENQLSGPLPGKIGDLSKLEELILSSNNLSGEIPMNLSNFQNLLRFAANQNKFTGNIPVGISRSLKNLDLSYNKLGGQIPTDLLMQSNLQTVDLSYNLLEGSIPAKISPNMVRLRLGSNSLDGTIPSELGTLPKLTYLELENNSLSGSIPSKLGSCRSLALLNLGMNNLTGSLPVELASLSSLQVLKLQSNKLVGEIPYQISQMQSLSTLNISGNLLSGSIPISISSLQNLTNLNLQGNRLSGSIPATIDSLKNLLELQLGSNQLNGHIPEMPLSLQIALNLSHNLFEGTIPESLSRLQGLEVLDLSNNKLSGEIPTSLTRIGSLTQLLLANNQLSGVIPKFGKYVTIIDTTGNPRLVNITLQSNSPQILPGKRKSVAVAVVIAVAVAAASLGIGVTVVIAVSISRRFYRVKDEPLGATEDLPPPQVVQGNLLTANAIHRSNIDFTKAMEAVASTSNILLKTRFSTYYKAVMPSGRSYFIKKINWSDKIFQLGSHEKFGQELEILGKLSNSNVMMPLAYVLTVDSAYLFYEYAQKGTLFDILHGSFGSALDWASRYSIAVGIAQGLAFLHGHTSGPVLLLDLSSKSIMLKSVKEPQIGDIELYKVIDPSKSTGSVSTVAGSVGYVPPEYAYTMRVTTAGNVYSFGVILLELLTGKPPVSEGTELARWVLNNTAQRDKWDRILDFSISRTSLAVRNQMLAVLKVALGCVSVVPETRPKMKSVLRMLLNAR